One genomic window of Quercus robur chromosome 6, dhQueRobu3.1, whole genome shotgun sequence includes the following:
- the LOC126733401 gene encoding 40S ribosomal protein S8 translates to MGISRDSMHKRRATGGKKKAWRKKRKYELGRQPANTKLSSNKTVRRIRVRGGNVKWRALRLDTGNYSWGSEAVTRKTRILDVVYNASNNELVRTQTLVKSAIVQVDAAPFKQWYLQHYGVDIGRKKKTAAKKETPEEGEGNTEEREKETKKSNHVARKLEKRQQGRTLDAHIEEQFGGGRLLACISSRPGQCGRSDGYILEGKELEFYMKKIQRKKGKGAAA, encoded by the exons ATGG GTATCTCACGTGACTCTATGCACAAGAGGCGTGCCACTGGAGGCAAGAAGAAGGCCTGGAGGAAGAAGAGAAA gtatGAGCTTGGTCGTCAGCCTGCAAATACTAAGCTCTCAAGTAACAAGACCGTAAGGCGAATCCGTGTGAGAGGAGGCAATGTCAAATGGAGAGCCCTCAGATTGGATACTGGAAACTACTCATGGGGTAGTGAAGCTGTCACCCGCAAAACACGTATCCTGGATGTTGTTTATAATGCTTCGAACAATGAGCTTGTCAGAACACAAACTCTGGTGAAGAGTGCTATTGTTCAGGTTGATGCTGCCCCGTTCAAGCAGTGGTACCTTCAGCATTATGGAGTTGACATTGGTAGGAAGAAGAAGACAGCTGCTAAGAAGGAAACCCCAGAG GAAGGCGAAGGAAATACGGaggaaagggaaaaggaaacaaaaaagagTAACCATGTCGCCAGGAAGCTTGAGAAGCGTCAGCAAGGTCGTACACTTGATGCACATATTGAAGAGCAGTTTGGGGGCGGTAGGCTGTTGGCGTGCATCTCTTCTCGACCGGGACAATGTGGTAGATCTGATGG ATACATTTTGGAAGGAAAAGAACTTGAGTTCTATATGAAGAAGATCCAAAGGAAGAAGGGGAAGGGTGCCGCTGCTTAA